In a genomic window of Zingiber officinale cultivar Zhangliang chromosome 9B, Zo_v1.1, whole genome shotgun sequence:
- the LOC122022491 gene encoding DNA-directed RNA polymerase III subunit 2-like — protein MERDCLIAHGVSMVISERMMLSSDPYEVQVCRQCDLLGYHNYKSGISTCSMCKKSGHNMCTIKLPYATKLLFQELQSMNIVLRLKLTEA, from the exons ATGGAACGTGACTGCTTGATAGCACATGGTGTGAGTATGGTGATATCTGAACGTATGATGCTGTCCAGTGACCCATACGAAGTTCAG GTCTGCAGGCAATGTGATCTGTTAGGGTACCATAATTACAAGTCGGGGATATCCACTTGTTCAATGTGCAAAAAAAGTGGCCACAATATGTGCACTATAAAACTTCCATACGCCACCAAGCTTCTATTCCAG GAATTGCAGTCCATGAATATTGTTCTGCGTTTGAAATTAACTGAAGCATGA